A single Nocardioides bizhenqiangii DNA region contains:
- the sucC gene encoding ADP-forming succinate--CoA ligase subunit beta: MDLMEFQAKELFAKHGVETTLGVVVETAEEARAAAEKMGGVVVVKAQVKAGGRGKAGGVKIAKTPDEAFEHATNILNLTIKDLPVNRVLITPATPPKEEYYFSFLLDRSNRQYLCIASVEGGVEIEEVAKTNPDAVKKIAIDPGAGVDAEKARAIATEAAFPEPVFEQAVTMIEQLFKVFVEEDATLVEVNPLARLAGDKLEALDGKVSLDDNASEVRHPDHAQFEIREEADHLESKAKDLGLNYVKLDGEVGIIGNGAGLVMSTLDVVAYAGEAHGGVKPANFLDIGGGANAEVMANGLDVILHDPQVKSVFVNVFGGITACDEVANGIVGALKILGDEATKPLVVRLDGNNVEKGRQILADANHPLVTLAETMDGGADKAAELAHDQAA; encoded by the coding sequence GTGGATCTGATGGAGTTTCAGGCGAAGGAGCTCTTCGCCAAGCACGGTGTGGAGACCACCCTCGGTGTGGTCGTCGAGACCGCCGAGGAGGCCAGGGCCGCCGCCGAGAAGATGGGTGGCGTCGTGGTCGTCAAGGCGCAGGTCAAGGCCGGAGGCCGCGGCAAGGCGGGCGGCGTCAAGATCGCCAAGACGCCGGACGAGGCCTTCGAGCACGCCACGAACATCCTCAACCTGACGATCAAGGACCTGCCGGTCAACCGCGTCCTGATCACCCCCGCGACGCCACCGAAGGAGGAGTACTACTTCTCCTTCCTCCTGGACCGCTCGAACCGCCAGTACCTCTGCATCGCGTCGGTCGAGGGTGGTGTCGAGATCGAGGAGGTCGCGAAGACCAACCCCGACGCGGTCAAGAAGATCGCGATCGACCCCGGCGCCGGCGTCGACGCCGAGAAGGCCCGGGCCATCGCGACCGAGGCTGCCTTCCCCGAGCCGGTCTTCGAGCAGGCCGTCACCATGATCGAGCAGCTGTTCAAGGTGTTCGTCGAGGAGGACGCGACCCTGGTCGAGGTCAACCCGCTCGCCCGTCTGGCCGGCGACAAGCTGGAGGCGCTCGACGGCAAGGTCTCGCTCGACGACAACGCCTCCGAGGTCCGGCACCCGGACCACGCTCAGTTCGAGATCCGCGAGGAGGCCGACCACCTCGAGTCGAAGGCCAAGGACCTCGGTCTCAACTACGTCAAGCTCGACGGCGAGGTCGGCATCATCGGCAACGGCGCTGGCCTCGTCATGAGCACCCTCGACGTCGTCGCGTACGCCGGTGAGGCCCACGGCGGCGTCAAGCCCGCCAACTTCCTCGACATCGGTGGCGGCGCCAACGCGGAGGTCATGGCCAACGGCCTCGACGTGATCCTGCACGACCCGCAGGTCAAGTCGGTCTTCGTCAACGTGTTCGGTGGCATCACCGCCTGCGACGAGGTCGCCAACGGCATCGTCGGCGCGCTGAAGATCCTGGGCGACGAGGCGACCAAGCCGCTGGTCGTCCGGCTCGACGGCAACAACGTGGAGAAGGGTCGCCAGATCCTCGCGGACGCCAACCACCCACTGGTCACCCTGGCCGAGACGATGGACGGTGGGGCCGACAAGGCCGCCGAGCTCGCCCACGACCAGGCTGCCTGA
- a CDS encoding PspC domain-containing protein, with amino-acid sequence MTSTPPEAPTGSTEPPQPGPTEPSGPRVTREEAKDLGRIRRSLTDRKIAGVAGGVARHFDIDPLLVRVGFVLLAFFGGGGILAYAAGWLLIPEEGSDEGVIKTDHRTRTVLLAVVGAIAALSLLGDSFGGWEFPWPLAIIGLVVAAIAAATRPKPHPGPLPSHGWIPPGTPGAVPGAQTGYGPSYTGYQPGPKPQPVEPRRRGPLLFGFAMALALVALIGVATADLAGWDAPVSAYPAAVLGTCGVMLLVGAFYGRAGGITFVGLIAALATLVATVVGDVSGQFAGQIDAKPTSAAAVDDRYELTIGEVTLDLTEVEDLEALDGRTIEADARIGHIVVVVPADGLDVVVESDIRGAGESVIFGDRTDGSAEGDLDGGTDDEPQVTLDLDVLLGQIEVETKEVA; translated from the coding sequence ATGACGAGCACACCTCCCGAGGCGCCGACCGGCTCGACCGAGCCGCCGCAGCCCGGGCCGACCGAGCCCTCCGGCCCCCGCGTGACCCGCGAGGAGGCCAAGGACCTCGGACGCATCCGCCGCAGCCTCACCGACCGCAAGATCGCCGGCGTCGCCGGCGGCGTCGCCCGCCACTTCGACATCGACCCGCTGCTGGTGCGGGTCGGCTTCGTGCTGCTGGCGTTCTTCGGCGGCGGCGGCATCCTGGCGTACGCCGCCGGCTGGCTGCTGATCCCCGAGGAGGGCAGCGACGAGGGTGTGATCAAGACCGACCACCGCACCCGCACCGTCCTCCTCGCCGTCGTCGGGGCCATCGCCGCGCTCTCGCTGCTCGGCGACTCGTTCGGCGGGTGGGAGTTCCCCTGGCCGCTGGCGATCATCGGCCTGGTCGTCGCGGCGATCGCGGCCGCGACCCGGCCGAAGCCCCACCCCGGCCCGCTTCCCAGCCACGGCTGGATCCCCCCGGGCACGCCCGGCGCGGTGCCGGGCGCGCAGACGGGCTACGGCCCGTCGTACACCGGCTACCAGCCGGGTCCCAAGCCGCAACCCGTCGAGCCGCGGCGCCGCGGGCCGCTGTTGTTCGGTTTCGCGATGGCTCTGGCTCTGGTCGCCCTTATCGGCGTCGCCACCGCCGACCTGGCCGGCTGGGACGCACCGGTCTCGGCGTATCCGGCCGCCGTCCTCGGCACGTGCGGCGTGATGCTGCTCGTCGGCGCGTTCTACGGCCGCGCCGGAGGCATCACCTTCGTCGGGTTGATCGCCGCGCTGGCAACGCTGGTCGCGACCGTCGTCGGCGACGTGTCCGGCCAGTTCGCCGGCCAGATCGACGCGAAGCCAACGTCCGCCGCGGCCGTGGACGACCGCTACGAGCTGACCATCGGCGAGGTCACCCTCGACCTCACCGAGGTCGAAGACCTCGAGGCGCTCGACGGACGCACGATCGAGGCGGACGCACGGATCGGACACATCGTGGTCGTGGTGCCCGCTGACGGCCTCGACGTCGTCGTCGAGAGCGATATCCGGGGCGCAGGCGAGAGCGTGATCTTCGGCGACCGTACCGACGGCTCCGCCGAGGGCGACCTCGATGGAGGCACCGACGACGAGCCCCAGGTCACCCTCGACCTGGACGTGCTGCTCGGGCAGATCGAGGTCGAGACGAAGGAGGTGGCGTGA
- a CDS encoding YbaK/EbsC family protein, whose protein sequence is MSLPGLNSLPATDHPELLAPRVATALADWAAAAGVAVVEIDPDLADTAAMSAAYDLPLSAGVNCVLVAGKREGEERIAACLVRADTRADVNHTVKRLIDVRKPSFLPMERAVAESQMEYGGITPVGLPDSWRLLLDTRVLDVDVAVIGSGVRRSKLLLPGRLLGELPGAEVVEGLAG, encoded by the coding sequence ATCTCGCTCCCCGGCCTGAACTCCCTCCCCGCCACCGACCATCCCGAGCTGCTCGCCCCACGGGTCGCCACCGCGCTGGCCGACTGGGCCGCAGCGGCCGGGGTGGCGGTCGTCGAGATCGATCCGGACCTCGCCGACACGGCGGCCATGAGCGCGGCGTACGACCTGCCGCTGAGCGCCGGCGTCAATTGCGTGCTGGTGGCCGGCAAGCGGGAGGGTGAGGAGCGGATCGCCGCCTGCCTGGTCCGCGCCGACACCCGCGCCGACGTCAACCACACCGTCAAGCGGCTGATCGACGTGCGCAAGCCGTCGTTCCTGCCGATGGAGCGGGCGGTCGCCGAGTCCCAGATGGAGTACGGCGGCATCACGCCCGTCGGACTTCCGGACAGCTGGCGGCTGCTGCTCGACACCCGGGTCCTCGACGTCGACGTGGCCGTGATCGGCTCGGGCGTCCGCCGCTCGAAGCTGCTGCTCCCGGGGCGACTGCTCGGCGAGCTGCCGGGCGCCGAGGTGGTCGAGGGACTGGCCGGCTGA
- a CDS encoding peptidoglycan DD-metalloendopeptidase family protein: MGNHRGARRSTSRSRSERPAEGYVGRRVAGRADTPETPDVAAREVIAHPVVPATVEIPAVFTNTTSDSLRPAVPGKRRAAKSPRVPVLRGLPSMPVAVGVAVLAVSAGGVLSTNGTQLAAGGDGPARVAAPNAASGEIGAGVYDALGRSPVVSRDSDRDALDDASDASLVQEVEAQAEQRNEALGDLAVQAEKEAKTINSNRWSLPIDPGVYQLSATFGQAGSYWSSGYHTGLDFAAPSGTPIMAVANGVVTSTGYEGAYGNQTVVTLEDGTEIWYNHQTSYAVSVGDNVVAGQVIGTVGSTGNSTGPHLHLEVRPGGGDPVDPFAALVVNGVNP, from the coding sequence ATGGGTAACCACCGAGGGGCACGACGCTCGACGTCGCGAAGCCGCTCGGAGCGCCCTGCTGAGGGGTACGTCGGACGCCGGGTCGCCGGACGCGCGGACACGCCGGAGACGCCGGACGTCGCTGCCCGCGAGGTCATCGCGCACCCGGTCGTTCCCGCGACCGTCGAGATCCCCGCTGTCTTCACGAACACCACGTCGGACTCGCTGCGGCCCGCCGTTCCCGGCAAGCGCCGCGCGGCCAAGTCGCCGCGGGTGCCCGTGCTCCGCGGCCTCCCGTCGATGCCGGTCGCTGTCGGCGTCGCCGTGCTGGCCGTCTCCGCCGGTGGCGTGCTCAGCACCAACGGCACCCAGCTGGCCGCCGGCGGCGATGGGCCGGCCCGGGTCGCGGCCCCCAATGCCGCTTCCGGCGAGATCGGCGCCGGCGTCTACGACGCGCTCGGCCGCAGCCCCGTCGTGAGCCGCGACTCCGACCGCGACGCCCTCGACGACGCGAGCGACGCGAGCCTCGTCCAGGAGGTCGAGGCGCAGGCCGAGCAGCGCAACGAAGCACTCGGCGACCTCGCGGTGCAGGCCGAGAAGGAAGCCAAGACCATCAACTCGAACCGGTGGTCGTTGCCGATCGACCCCGGCGTCTACCAACTCTCCGCCACCTTCGGCCAGGCCGGCAGCTACTGGTCCAGCGGCTACCACACCGGCCTCGACTTCGCCGCTCCCAGCGGCACCCCGATCATGGCGGTCGCCAACGGCGTCGTGACCTCGACCGGCTACGAAGGCGCCTACGGCAACCAGACCGTCGTCACCCTCGAGGACGGCACCGAGATCTGGTACAACCATCAGACGTCCTACGCCGTGTCCGTCGGTGACAACGTGGTGGCCGGCCAGGTGATCGGCACCGTCGGTTCGACCGGCAACTCGACCGGCCCGCACCTGCACCTCGAGGTCCGCCCCGGCGGGGGCGACCCCGTCGACCCGTTCGCCGCCCTCGTGGTGAACGGCGTCAACCCGTAG
- a CDS encoding response regulator transcription factor: MTVKVVVVDDHAMFRRGVTAELEATGAGVVEIVGEGEDVDTAVATILATRPDVVLLDVHLPGGGGVEVIRKLATQPVDTAPRFLALSVSDAAEDVIGTIRGGARGYVTKTITGPELVSAIQRVADGDAVFSPRLAGFVLDAFAGSIEVADIDEDLDRLTEREREVMRLIARGYSYKEVAKELFISIKTVETHMSAVLRKLQLSSRHELTKWASDRRLL; the protein is encoded by the coding sequence ATGACGGTCAAGGTCGTGGTGGTCGACGACCACGCCATGTTCCGGCGCGGCGTGACCGCCGAGCTCGAGGCCACCGGCGCCGGCGTCGTCGAGATCGTCGGCGAGGGCGAGGACGTCGACACGGCGGTCGCCACCATCCTGGCGACCCGTCCCGACGTGGTGCTCCTCGACGTGCACCTGCCCGGGGGCGGCGGGGTCGAGGTGATCCGCAAGCTCGCCACCCAGCCGGTCGACACCGCGCCGCGCTTCCTCGCCCTGTCCGTCAGCGACGCGGCCGAGGACGTCATCGGCACCATCCGCGGCGGTGCGCGCGGCTACGTCACCAAGACCATCACCGGCCCCGAGCTGGTCAGCGCGATCCAGCGGGTCGCCGACGGCGACGCGGTGTTCTCACCGCGACTCGCCGGCTTCGTCCTCGACGCGTTCGCCGGCTCGATCGAGGTCGCCGACATCGACGAGGACCTCGACCGGCTCACCGAGCGCGAGCGCGAGGTGATGCGGCTGATCGCCCGCGGCTACTCCTACAAGGAGGTCGCCAAGGAGCTCTTCATCTCGATCAAGACCGTCGAGACCCACATGTCGGCGGTGCTGCGGAAGCTGCAGCTGTCGTCGCGCCACGAGCTGACCAAGTGGGCCTCGGACCGGAGGCTGCTCTGA
- a CDS encoding SigE family RNA polymerase sigma factor → MDGSMVSEQAAAPTETDGASFEAFVAARGDALWRSAWLLTSDRQLAEDLVQTALAKSWRAWSRVGPDSFEAYVRRVLFTTYVSWWRRKWRGERPTADLPETSTPTVDTDARNDLVAALATLPRGQKAVVVLRYFEDLTEQQTADVLGISTGTVKSQCSRALTSLRSSPHLQQEDGTDGGQP, encoded by the coding sequence ATGGACGGGAGCATGGTGAGCGAACAGGCAGCAGCGCCGACCGAGACGGACGGCGCCTCGTTCGAGGCGTTCGTGGCCGCCCGCGGCGACGCGCTGTGGCGGTCCGCGTGGTTGCTGACCAGCGACCGCCAGCTCGCCGAGGACCTCGTGCAGACCGCGCTCGCCAAGAGCTGGCGCGCCTGGTCCCGGGTGGGCCCGGACAGCTTCGAGGCCTACGTGCGGCGGGTGCTGTTCACGACGTACGTCTCCTGGTGGCGCCGCAAGTGGCGCGGAGAACGCCCCACCGCCGACCTTCCGGAGACGTCCACCCCCACGGTCGACACGGACGCCCGCAACGACCTGGTGGCGGCGCTCGCCACGCTGCCGCGTGGGCAGAAGGCGGTCGTGGTGCTGCGCTACTTCGAGGACCTCACCGAGCAGCAGACCGCCGACGTGCTCGGCATCAGCACGGGCACCGTCAAGAGCCAGTGCTCACGCGCGCTCACGTCCCTGCGCTCCTCTCCCCACCTGCAGCAAGAGGACGGCACCGATGGAGGGCAACCATGA
- a CDS encoding lipoprotein — protein MRRLLATAVAVLLLAGCSESGNEPEAGAGSPTTPSTTTTSSEPAETGPVVRCPRGTQEIDPALPDQVPEGATSVRLCDGGADKVTPPVDALTSDVESVVTAVNEQPLERRGCVELRIPEYQLAFGYPEGTRFVVAGRFTACAELLVGSARRAKAGPPLRTFVASLGAQRATATPPEPMDPAALDCAQPRELWTWPLADPRELAVAALCVGDPQHPGRARMVPIPPDDLETLTASMATDTVETSGMFCSAARPRYWIVGANAWGDPVTMDYGCIGLTLSGELDWTPRGPAREILRDRLETGR, from the coding sequence ATGCGCCGCCTGCTCGCGACGGCTGTCGCCGTGCTCCTCCTGGCAGGGTGCAGCGAGTCGGGCAACGAGCCGGAGGCAGGGGCGGGCTCGCCCACGACGCCGAGCACGACCACGACGTCGAGCGAGCCCGCTGAGACCGGCCCGGTCGTGAGGTGCCCGCGCGGCACCCAGGAGATCGACCCGGCGCTGCCGGACCAGGTGCCGGAGGGCGCGACGTCGGTCCGGCTGTGCGACGGCGGCGCCGACAAGGTGACGCCACCGGTGGACGCGCTGACGAGTGATGTGGAGTCGGTGGTCACCGCGGTCAACGAGCAGCCCTTGGAGAGGAGGGGTTGCGTCGAGCTGCGGATCCCCGAGTACCAGCTGGCCTTCGGCTATCCGGAAGGCACGCGGTTCGTCGTCGCCGGGAGGTTCACTGCGTGCGCCGAGCTCCTCGTCGGCAGCGCGCGGCGCGCCAAGGCGGGTCCGCCGCTGCGGACGTTCGTCGCGAGTCTCGGTGCACAACGGGCGACGGCCACCCCGCCAGAGCCGATGGACCCCGCAGCGCTCGACTGTGCCCAGCCTCGCGAGCTGTGGACGTGGCCGCTCGCAGACCCGAGGGAGCTGGCGGTCGCCGCGCTCTGCGTCGGTGATCCGCAGCACCCGGGGCGGGCCCGCATGGTGCCGATCCCGCCCGACGACCTGGAGACCCTGACCGCCAGCATGGCCACGGACACGGTCGAGACCAGCGGCATGTTCTGCTCGGCCGCTCGGCCACGCTACTGGATCGTCGGCGCCAACGCCTGGGGCGACCCGGTGACGATGGACTACGGCTGCATCGGGCTGACCCTCTCAGGGGAGCTCGACTGGACACCCCGCGGGCCGGCGCGGGAGATCCTCCGAGATCGGCTTGAAACTGGCCGCTGA
- the pcrA gene encoding DNA helicase PcrA, with translation MSQLQPLPGLEGVNPAEEPRTTRRGPTAEELLEGLNGPQQEAVKHAGPPLLVVAGAGSGKTRVLTRRIAWLISERKAHPGSILAITFTNKAAAEMKERVADLVGGRAKIMWVSTFHSACVRILRKEAEHLGYERLKSNFSIYDAQDQKRLITLVCNDLDLDPRRYQPGPVLHWISNHKNELRDPDEVRADARNSIEESYSAAYSLYQRRLREANALDFDDLIMETVRLFQAHPEIRETYRRRFRHVLVDEYQDTNHAQYALIHQLCGQSLEEPIETAYDTDADDRVPPAELMVVGDADQSIYAFRGANIRNILDFEQDFPDARTILLEQNYRSTQTILSAANAVIGHNQGRKDKRLWSDAGDGERIVGYVADDQHDEARFVSDEIDKLTDSGYRAGDVAVFYRTNAQSRVFEEIFIRTGLPYKVVGGVRFYERREVRDALAYLRMLVNPDDQVSLRRILNTPKRGIGDRAVECVNDLANREQITFWEALQRADEAPGLATRSQSNIEGFVLLVTELQSMVEGGERPDVILETVLDRSGYLASLEASDDPQDETRVENLGELVAVAREFAEDPVAAPSADPADVDAGLVEPGLADFLERVALVADTDQIPDAPEDDPDAPPDQGVVTLMTLHTAKGLEFPVVFLTGLEDGVFPHSRSLGDRPELEEERRLAYVGITRARQRLYVSRAVVRSAWGAPAHNPPSRFIGELPVDLVDWRRTEADQTRWARPTFASDSDSTYASSGSGQGFGNRLGSPTAAGRRNFTSAAARADAAAKAKPARPIPVLEPGDRVTHDSFGLGTVVSVEGQAEKSVASIDFGSDGVKRLLLRYAPVEKL, from the coding sequence ATGAGCCAGTTGCAGCCGCTGCCCGGCCTCGAGGGCGTCAATCCCGCTGAAGAGCCGCGTACGACGCGGCGCGGGCCGACCGCGGAAGAGCTCCTGGAGGGCCTCAACGGGCCGCAGCAGGAGGCGGTCAAGCACGCCGGGCCGCCGTTGCTGGTGGTGGCCGGCGCCGGGTCGGGCAAGACCCGGGTGCTGACCCGGCGGATCGCGTGGCTGATCTCCGAGCGCAAGGCCCATCCGGGCTCGATCCTGGCGATCACCTTCACCAACAAGGCCGCCGCGGAGATGAAGGAACGGGTGGCCGACCTGGTCGGCGGCCGCGCCAAGATCATGTGGGTCAGCACCTTCCACTCCGCCTGCGTCCGGATCCTGCGCAAGGAGGCGGAGCACCTCGGCTACGAGCGGCTGAAGTCGAACTTCTCGATCTACGACGCCCAGGACCAGAAGCGGCTGATCACCCTGGTCTGCAACGACCTCGACCTCGACCCGCGCCGCTACCAGCCCGGCCCGGTGCTGCACTGGATCAGCAACCACAAGAACGAGCTGCGTGACCCCGACGAGGTCAGGGCCGACGCCCGCAACAGCATCGAGGAGAGCTACTCGGCGGCGTACTCCCTCTACCAGCGCCGGCTCCGCGAGGCCAACGCCCTCGACTTCGACGACCTGATCATGGAGACGGTCCGGCTGTTCCAGGCCCACCCGGAGATCCGCGAGACCTACCGGCGGCGGTTCCGGCACGTGCTGGTCGACGAGTACCAGGACACCAACCACGCCCAGTACGCCCTCATCCACCAGCTCTGCGGACAGAGCCTCGAGGAGCCGATCGAGACTGCGTACGACACGGACGCCGACGACCGGGTGCCGCCCGCGGAGCTGATGGTGGTCGGCGACGCCGACCAGTCGATCTACGCGTTCCGCGGCGCCAACATCCGCAACATCCTCGACTTCGAGCAGGACTTCCCCGACGCGCGCACCATCCTGCTGGAGCAGAACTACCGCTCGACGCAGACCATCCTCAGTGCCGCCAACGCGGTCATCGGCCACAACCAGGGCCGCAAGGACAAGCGGTTGTGGTCCGACGCCGGCGACGGCGAGCGGATCGTCGGCTACGTCGCCGACGACCAGCACGACGAGGCGAGGTTCGTCTCCGACGAGATCGACAAGCTGACCGACAGCGGCTACCGCGCGGGCGACGTGGCGGTCTTCTACCGCACCAACGCGCAGTCCCGTGTGTTCGAGGAGATCTTCATCCGCACCGGACTGCCCTACAAGGTCGTGGGCGGGGTCAGGTTCTACGAGCGGCGCGAGGTGCGCGACGCGCTCGCCTACCTGCGGATGCTCGTCAATCCCGACGACCAGGTGTCGCTGCGCCGGATCCTCAACACCCCGAAGCGAGGCATCGGCGACCGCGCGGTCGAGTGCGTCAACGACCTGGCCAACCGCGAGCAGATCACGTTCTGGGAGGCGCTCCAGCGCGCCGACGAGGCGCCCGGCCTTGCGACCCGCAGCCAGTCCAACATCGAGGGCTTCGTCCTGCTGGTGACCGAGCTTCAGTCGATGGTCGAGGGGGGCGAGCGGCCGGACGTGATCCTCGAGACGGTGCTCGACCGGTCCGGATACCTCGCGTCGCTGGAGGCGTCCGACGACCCGCAGGACGAGACCCGGGTGGAGAACCTCGGCGAGCTCGTGGCCGTCGCCCGGGAGTTCGCCGAGGACCCGGTCGCCGCGCCCAGCGCCGACCCGGCCGACGTCGACGCCGGACTGGTCGAGCCGGGGCTCGCGGACTTCCTGGAGCGGGTGGCGCTGGTCGCCGACACCGACCAGATCCCCGACGCACCGGAGGACGACCCCGACGCGCCCCCCGACCAGGGGGTGGTGACCCTGATGACGCTCCACACCGCCAAGGGCCTGGAGTTCCCGGTCGTCTTCCTCACCGGTCTCGAGGACGGCGTGTTCCCGCACTCCCGGTCGCTGGGCGACCGGCCGGAGCTGGAGGAGGAGCGGCGGCTGGCCTACGTCGGCATCACCCGCGCTCGTCAGCGGCTCTACGTCTCCCGCGCGGTGGTCCGCTCCGCCTGGGGAGCGCCCGCCCACAACCCGCCGTCGCGGTTCATCGGCGAGCTGCCGGTCGACCTCGTCGACTGGCGCCGCACCGAGGCCGACCAGACCCGCTGGGCGCGTCCGACGTTCGCGAGCGACAGCGACTCGACGTATGCCTCGAGCGGCTCGGGACAGGGCTTCGGCAACCGGCTCGGCTCGCCGACCGCTGCCGGCCGCCGCAACTTCACCTCTGCCGCCGCCCGGGCCGACGCCGCGGCGAAGGCCAAGCCCGCCCGTCCGATCCCGGTGCTCGAGCCGGGCGACCGGGTCACCCACGACAGCTTCGGACTCGGGACCGTGGTGTCCGTCGAGGGCCAGGCGGAGAAGTCCGTCGCGTCGATCGACTTCGGCTCCGACGGCGTCAAGCGGCTGCTGCTGCGCTACGCACCGGTAGAGAAGCTGTAG
- a CDS encoding ATP-binding protein, translated as MTGSVGALDAAGTESRRDVRRAYRDLREPVLGGVAAGLAQHLGLSPLIVRVGFVVAAVLGGVGIAGYAILWAMLPAGPPTGALAPGLASATRGGRRPGPARRLFDVGPVIVLGALAIGAVFVLQGVLGAGGWIWPLAIAIVGVALLWRQADEAQRERWVDARGRIDPVRIVLGDGGWASYARLAAGVGLIIVAILLFSLRGGSLSLARDVTLAVLLVLVGLAIVVGPWIYRLAAELSDEREERVRTQERADVAAHLHDSVLQTLALIQKNPPDAARLARAQERDLRAWLFSTESIDERTVASGLRAMAGEVEDAWNLTVDVVAVGDCDLDESMRPIVAAAREATTNAAKHAGVPRVDIYAEITPAAVDVFVRDRGAGFDPDATPEDRLGVRRSIIDRMHRHGGTAEIRSAPGEGTEVRLHLGREHEGE; from the coding sequence ATGACGGGATCGGTGGGCGCGTTGGACGCCGCGGGGACTGAGTCCCGGCGGGACGTCCGGCGCGCCTACCGCGACCTGCGCGAGCCGGTGCTCGGCGGTGTCGCGGCGGGGCTCGCCCAGCACCTCGGCCTCAGCCCGCTGATCGTGCGGGTCGGCTTCGTGGTGGCCGCGGTCCTCGGCGGCGTCGGCATCGCGGGGTACGCGATCCTCTGGGCGATGCTGCCCGCCGGCCCGCCGACCGGAGCGCTCGCGCCGGGCCTCGCGAGCGCAACGCGCGGCGGCCGCCGTCCCGGTCCCGCCCGCCGCCTGTTCGACGTCGGCCCGGTGATCGTGCTCGGTGCCCTGGCGATCGGCGCGGTCTTCGTGCTCCAGGGCGTGCTCGGTGCCGGTGGCTGGATCTGGCCGCTGGCCATCGCGATCGTCGGCGTGGCCCTGCTCTGGCGACAGGCCGACGAGGCGCAGCGCGAGCGCTGGGTGGATGCGCGGGGCCGGATCGACCCGGTGCGGATCGTGCTCGGCGACGGAGGCTGGGCGTCGTACGCCCGGCTCGCTGCCGGTGTCGGGCTCATCATCGTCGCGATCCTGCTGTTCAGCCTGCGCGGTGGCTCGCTGTCGCTCGCCCGCGACGTGACCCTGGCGGTGCTGCTGGTGCTCGTCGGCCTCGCGATCGTGGTCGGGCCCTGGATCTACCGCCTCGCCGCCGAGCTCAGCGACGAGCGGGAGGAGCGGGTCCGCACCCAGGAGCGGGCGGACGTCGCGGCCCACCTGCACGACTCGGTCCTCCAGACCCTCGCCCTGATCCAGAAGAACCCACCGGACGCCGCGCGGCTCGCCCGCGCTCAGGAGCGCGACCTACGGGCCTGGCTGTTTTCGACGGAGTCCATCGACGAGCGCACCGTCGCGAGCGGGCTGCGGGCGATGGCTGGTGAGGTCGAGGACGCCTGGAACCTCACGGTCGACGTCGTCGCCGTGGGTGACTGCGACCTCGACGAGTCGATGCGGCCGATCGTGGCGGCGGCGCGCGAGGCGACGACCAACGCGGCCAAGCACGCGGGCGTGCCGCGGGTCGACATCTACGCCGAGATCACTCCGGCAGCGGTCGACGTCTTCGTGCGAGACCGCGGCGCCGGGTTCGACCCGGACGCGACCCCGGAGGACCGGCTCGGCGTACGACGCAGCATCATCGATCGCATGCACCGCCACGGCGGCACCGCGGAGATCCGGTCGGCGCCGGGCGAGGGCACCGAGGTGCGGCTGCACCTCGGACGCGAACACGAGGGGGAATGA
- a CDS encoding M15 family metallopeptidase, whose translation MAARRVGAGAVALALALTMTACGAGDDPDDRGLPPPSVDAQLEHRPDKQPQSDPTRRPVGPAASYSDWDLGAHPLPLRPDGLGEMGPTPPELIERRLPTRDLLAPPEDGRFHSTIGPVTTAIRQRMGRTWSPACPAGLDDLRYLTLSFRGFDGLAHTGELVVAAGEAEDVVSVFAALFDADFPIEEMRLPSTADLDAHPTGDGNNTAALVCRATTGGSGWSAHAYGLAIDVNPFHNPYQKGDVVLPELASAYLDRSWHRPGMIQPGSLAVREFARIGWSWGGSWSSLKDYQHFTATGR comes from the coding sequence GTGGCCGCCCGGAGGGTGGGGGCGGGCGCCGTCGCGCTGGCCCTCGCCCTGACGATGACCGCGTGCGGTGCCGGCGACGATCCCGACGACCGCGGACTCCCGCCGCCCTCTGTCGACGCGCAGCTGGAGCACCGACCGGACAAGCAACCGCAGAGCGACCCCACCCGCCGGCCGGTCGGCCCAGCGGCGTCGTACTCCGACTGGGACCTCGGCGCCCACCCCCTCCCGCTCCGGCCCGACGGTCTCGGCGAGATGGGTCCGACCCCGCCGGAGCTCATCGAGCGGCGCCTCCCGACGCGGGACCTGCTGGCACCGCCGGAGGACGGCCGGTTCCACTCGACGATCGGGCCCGTGACAACCGCGATCCGGCAGCGGATGGGGAGGACCTGGTCACCCGCTTGCCCGGCCGGGCTCGACGACCTTCGCTACCTGACCCTGTCGTTCCGGGGGTTCGACGGGCTCGCCCACACCGGAGAGCTGGTCGTCGCGGCCGGCGAGGCCGAGGACGTCGTCTCGGTGTTCGCGGCGCTCTTCGACGCCGATTTCCCGATCGAGGAGATGCGGCTGCCGTCGACCGCCGACCTCGACGCGCACCCGACCGGCGACGGCAACAACACCGCCGCCCTGGTCTGCCGGGCCACGACCGGGGGCAGCGGCTGGTCGGCGCACGCCTACGGGCTGGCCATCGACGTCAACCCGTTCCACAACCCCTACCAGAAGGGCGATGTGGTCCTGCCCGAGCTGGCGTCGGCGTACCTCGACCGCTCCTGGCACCGCCCCGGCATGATCCAGCCGGGCTCGCTGGCGGTGCGGGAGTTCGCGCGGATCGGCTGGTCGTGGGGCGGGTCGTGGTCGTCGTTGAAGGACTACCAGCACTTCACCGCGACCGGCCGCTAG